A window from Mya arenaria isolate MELC-2E11 chromosome 9, ASM2691426v1 encodes these proteins:
- the LOC128245975 gene encoding centromere protein S-like, with translation MGIEDLWRCIARRRLKAAVHHTTLQICNEHADEKNVQHNKMVVAAISETTWKKCEQFATDLELFAKHVKRSTINADDVKMLIRKTPKLLDYINGVQEELNASKPEPKKRSKKGKGKETSVGATTSDQTETVIVEEES, from the exons ATGG GTATAGAAGATCTCTGGAGGTGCATTGCCAGGCGA agGCTAAAAGCTGCTGTTCACCACACAACTCTACAGATATGTAATGAACACGCAGATGAGAAAAATGTACAGCATAACAAGATGGTTGTGGCCGCCATCTCCGAGACGACTTGgaaaaaatgtgaacaatttgcTACAGATCTAGAGCTCTTTGCAAA GCATGTAAAAAGAAGCACAATCAATGCAgatgatgttaaaatgttgataagGAAGACACCCAAATTG ctgGACTATATCAATGGTGTGCAAGAAGAACTGAATGCTTCTAAACCAGAACCTAAGAAGAGAAGTAAGAAAGGTAAAGGGAAGGAGACGTCTGTTGGAGCTACCACCAGCGATCAGACTGAAACGGTCATTGTAGAGGAGGAGAGCTGA
- the LOC128246750 gene encoding phosphatidylinositol N-acetylglucosaminyltransferase subunit A-like, translating to MKHNVCMVSDFFYPNQGGVESHIYHLSQCLINRGHKVIVVTHYYGSRRGVRYLKNGLKVYYLPFPTMYNQCILPTILTTLPLLRNIFIREQISIVHGHSAFSTMAHEAMFHARNMGLKTVFTDHSLFGFADASSILTNKLLKFSLADCHHAICVSHTSKENTVLRAAIPPETVSVIPNAVDASMFVPDPSKRHPEKITIVVVSRLVYRKGMDLLAGIIPEICFQHSDVQFIIGGDGPKRIVLEEVREKHQLQDRVTFLGALEHSQVRDVLVQGDILINTSLTEAFCIAIVEAACCGLQVVSTRVGGVPEVLPPEMIKLAEPSVSDLLDKLEEAILNHRHGNILPPFEANRKIADMYTWPNVARRTEQVYDMVCTLPHRELQRRIRRYYQCGPLAGKLFVIAVILDLLFLAFVSFLHPAQEIELTPSLSGPTATIYREPVNGTETRTRLKT from the exons ATGAAGCATAACGTCTG CATGGTTTCCGACTTCTTCTACCCGAACCAAGGAGGTGTTGAGAGCCATATTTACCATCTGTCTCAGTGTCTCATTAACCGTGGTCACAAGGTCATAGTTGTCACACATTACTATGGCAGCAGAAGAGGTGTACGCTACCTCAAGAATGGACTCAAG GTGTATTACCTCCCCTTTCCAACCATGTACAACCAGTGTATCTTACCGACCATTCTGACCACACTTCCACTGCTGCGGAACATATTTATAAGGGAACAAATCAGCATAGTGCATGGGCACTCT gCCTTTTCTACCATGGCCCATGAAGCGATGTTCCATGCTCGGAACATGGGGCTGAAGACTGTGTTTACGGACCATTCACTGTTTGGGTTTGCAGATGCTAGCTCAATTCTCACCAACAAACTGCTCAAGTTCTCATTGGCTGATTGTCATCATGCTATCTGTGTCTCACACACAAG TAAAGAAAACACAGTATTGCGAGCAGCCATCCCACCAGAAACTGTATCTGTGATACCAAATGCTGTGGACGCATCTATGTTTGTACCTGATCCTTCAAAAAGACATCCAGAAAAAA TTACAATTGTGGTAGTGAGTCGACTAGTGTACAGGAAAGGCATGGATTTGCTGGCCGGAATTATACCAGAGATCTGCTTTCAGCACTCTGATGTTCAGTTTATCATTG GTGGTGATGGGCCAAAGCGTATCGTTCTAGAAGAAGTTCGCGAAAAGCACCAACTACAAGACAGAGTTACATTCCTTGGCGCCCTTGAGCACAGTCAAGTTAGAGAT GTGCTGGTTCAAGGCGATATTCTCATAAACACATCCCTTACAGAGGCTTTCTGTATTGCCATAGTGGAGGCTGCATGCTGTGG CCTGCAGGTGGTGAGTACGAGGGTGGGAGGGGTGCCAGAGGTGTTACCCCCGGAGATGATCAAACTGGCTGAGCCAAGCGTGTCTG ATCTATTGGACAAGTTAGAGGAAGCCATATTGAATCATCGCCATGGCAACATACTACCTCCATTTGAGGCAAACAGGAAAATAGCAGACATGTACACATGGCCTAATGTAGCCCGAAGAACTGAACAGGTCTACGATATGGTCTGTACGCTGCCACATCGGGAGCTACAGAGAAGGATTAGGAG ATACTACCAGTGCGGTCCTCTCGCCGGCAAGCTGTTCGTGATAGCAGTTATACTCGATCTTCTCTTTCTGGCCTTTGTTTCTTTTCTCCATCCAGCTCAG GAGATAGAATTGACTCCCAGCTTATCAGGACCAACAGCCACAATTTACAGGGAACCAGTCAATGGGACAGAAACCAGAACGAGGCTGAAAACATGa
- the LOC128245976 gene encoding piggyBac transposable element-derived protein 4-like — protein MDGGFLRMQWGSFRGETYRWLLKNTPGYFGWLINKLKQDKLSPSDHLFLFKMTLIKYASMFPEGNEIVAIKEKKKKTTDSSSKKQQMTTVVGAELGFRSNDNMLALKFKNKHDVSMLTTIQDANMSVWKRKHGTDIHVQKPTCIIDYCRYMEGVDHLDQFGQYSTIARKTKKWWRKLFYHIMNICIVNSYRLYEKYTTNRSKKNHEGFHKSVVETLIIEGSGPRGQTEKTYSWEKPARLTARHFPAFIPAKQGAKHAKPCQDCVACNVKPENREGSKRKQIAYLCPD, from the exons ATGGATGGGGGCTTTCTACGTATGCAGTGGGGTTCGTTCAG aGGAGAAACATACCGCTGGCTTTTGAAAAACACACCAGGATACTTTGGATGGTTGATAAACAAACTGAAGCAGGATAAGCTATCCCCTTCCGACCATCTGTTCCTGTTCAAAATGACATTGATCAAATATGCCAGCATGTTCCCAGAAGGAAATGAAATTGTTGCCattaaagaaaagaagaaaaaaacaa CAGACAGTTCCAGTAAGAAGCAGCAGATGACTACTGTAGTAGGAGCTGAGCTTGGTTTTCGGTCAAATGACAATATGTTGGCgttgaaattcaaaaacaagCATGACGTAAGCATGTTGACAACTATACAGGATGCCAACATGAGTGTGTGGAAAAGGAAGCATGGCACTGACATCCATGTCCAAAAGCCAACCTGCATCATTGACTATTGTCGGTACATGGAAGGTGTAGACCATCTGGATCAGTTTGGGCAATATAGCACCATTGCCAGGAAAACAAAGAAGTGGTGGAGGAAGCTGTTCTACCACATAATGAACATTTGTATAGTGAATTCGTACAGGTTGTACGAGAAGTACACGACAAACAGATCAAAGAAAAACCACGAGGGTTTCCATAAGTCTGTTGTTGAAACACTCATCATCGAAGGCAGTGGACCACGTGGCCAAACTGAAAAGACCTATTCTTGGGAAAAGCCTGCTAGACTGACAGCAAGGCACTTCCCTGCATTCATCCCTGCGAAGCAAGGGGCTAAACATGCCAAGCCATGCCAAGACTGTGTCGCCTGCAACGTCAAACCGGAAAATCGGGAAGGAAGCAAGAGAAAACAGATTGCATACTTGTGTCCTGACTAA